The nucleotide window TCCATTCTATACTCTGCTCTACTTGTTGCTCAGTCATGTTTGGATTTTCAAGCATTTTTTCTTTCGCAACCTCTAAAGCTTGCTGGGAAAACTCAGGGTCAATGACATAATTAAATAATAATCCATAAACTACAAACACAAGTGCACTAATAACTGCAATTGCCAAACCTACCTTAAGAGCGTCTCCTAAGCTCAGTAAATTAGCGTTAGCTTTTTTATACTGACTAATGGCATAAAAGATGATTACAGGGAAAACAATGTAGTAAATAATATTAGGCCATTGGGCACCTTCTAATGCAAGTCCGGTAACATAAGTAACTACAGCAATGGTGACCATTACTAACCCCAGAATGAGCCCATAGTTAGTTGCAAATTTACCTGTTGTTGGTTTTTCATTTTCCATAATTGTTGAGATGTTTAGTGGTTAATTGATTAGTTAGTACTCAAAGATACTAAATTGTTACACTAAAAGGTGAAATAAAAAATCTTAAAAAGATTGTAGAATTACAAAATTTGCTTAAATTTGCACCTCGAAAAAATCGAAATTATTTAAAGCATTTAGTGATGAAAGCAGGAATACATCCAAAAAATTACAGAGTAGTAGCATTTAAAGATATGTCTAACGACGAGGTGTTTTTAACTAAATCTACTGCAGATACAAATGAAACTATTGAGGTTGATGGTGTTGAATATCCATTAGTAAAATTGGAAATTTCTAGAACTTCTCATCCTTATTATACTGGTAAGTCTAAATTGGTAGATACAGCTGGTCGTATTGATAAATTCAAAAATAAGTACGCTAAGTTTAAGAAATAAGCCTAGCAGTCTAGATAATTTAAAAAAGCCTTTCTTTTGTAGAAAGGCTTTTTCTATTTTTACATAAATACAAATAAAAATGAATTATATACTTTTTGACGGACCGTACAGAGATAACCTCTTGCCTTTTACATTTACTAGACCAGTTGCTGATATAAGAGTAGGTATATTAACGATTCGTCAAAAGTGGGAATCTTTTTTAGAATACACCACTACAACAGTAACAGAAGATTACCTGTCTCATAAATTTCCGATGGTAGAAATGGAAGAAAACATAATGATAAATGCTTCATTTTTACCTAATGCAGAGGTTGTAGAAGTAATTAAAAATTTAGGTAGCAACCAAGCGGTGTTTAAAGGAGAAGATGTCATTGCTTTTTTTGCTAATGAAGGCGAGGAGGTGAGTGATTTTTCAAATTTTGAAGCCATTGAATTTGATGGTGACATTTTAAAAATTGAGCA belongs to Winogradskyella sp. J14-2 and includes:
- a CDS encoding type B 50S ribosomal protein L31; amino-acid sequence: MKAGIHPKNYRVVAFKDMSNDEVFLTKSTADTNETIEVDGVEYPLVKLEISRTSHPYYTGKSKLVDTAGRIDKFKNKYAKFKK
- a CDS encoding DUF4199 domain-containing protein — encoded protein: MENEKPTTGKFATNYGLILGLVMVTIAVVTYVTGLALEGAQWPNIIYYIVFPVIIFYAISQYKKANANLLSLGDALKVGLAIAVISALVFVVYGLLFNYVIDPEFSQQALEVAKEKMLENPNMTEQQVEQSIEWIEKFQNPIFGFSIWIAFSAIFGLIYSLIAGLIMKNDN